A window of Haloarcula marismortui ATCC 43049 genomic DNA:
CCCGATGCCCACGAGATCCAGACCCACGAGGGGGACACCTACGAATACGACAAGCTGCTGGTGGCTACGGGTGGGACGCCGGCACAGGTTCCGGTCGAGAACAGCGACGCCGACGGCATCCACCACTTCTGGACGTTCCAGGATGCACGTGGCATCCGTGAGCACGCCGACGAGGCCGACCAGGGTATCATCGTCGGGGCTGGACTGCTCGGCATCGACCTCGCGGCGGTCTGTGCCGCACAGGAAATCGACGCGAAGTACCTGATGCGTGGCAACCGCTGGTGGCGCTACGCGCTCTCGGAGGAGGGCGCAGAGATCATCCACGAGGCCCTCGAAGAGAACGGTGTCGAACCCGTCTTCGAATCCGGCGTCGACCACTTCGAAGTCGACGACGACGGTCACGTCACCGGCGCGGTCGACCCCGACGGCAACCACTACGAGGGCGAATGGGCCGGCGTCGCTATCGGCCTCGATTTCAACACCGAGTTCCTCAACGGGACCGGGCTCGAACTCGACGACGGCGTCGTCGTCGACGAGTACATGCAGACCAACGTCGAGGACATCTACGCTGCGGGTGACCTCACCCAGTTCTACGACACCATCCTCGACTCTCAGGCGCAAAACGGCGCGTGGGGTTCAGCCAAGGAGCAGGGGTCAGTCGCCGGGACGAACATGGTCGCGGACGCCGAGGAAAAGGAGTTCCGCTGGGTCTCCTCGTACTCCATCACGCACTTTGACTTCCCGTTCCTTTCCTTCGGCCATCCGACCCGTGGCGACGACGAAGCCGAACGGAAGTACTCCGACAGCGAGTGGCGGCGGCTCGCCTTCGAGGACGGACAGCTCGTTGGTGGCGTGCTGATCGGCGACCTCTCACAGCAGTCGGCGTTCAAACAGCTCATCCGCGAAGAGCGGCAGGTCGCCGACAAAAAGGAACTGCTGCTGGAGAAGGAAGTCGACCTCGAAGAAGTCAAGGCGCAGACGCCCGCACCGGCCGAATAAGGCCAGCCGACACCGATATTTTTACGCGCTGCGGACGTAGCAGCATGTATGCGCAACGCCCTCTCCCGCGTCGTTGCTTGGCTCAGCCGCCGCAGCGACCGGTCGGGTGAGGCAGACAAAACGGGCGACGAGAGCGGCGGCTTCGCCGGCTCGCGGCTCGATGCGTCGGTCAATCAGGGGCACGGTCAGGGCGACCCACGGGCCGCCAGCGAGATGGCGGCGGTCCAAGAGCAGGCCGACCGGCTCACACAGACGGACCAGCACCGCGAATAACTGCCAGCGGGAGAACGACGCTCTTTTTTCGCCCTAAGGCGGAGAGTCGCGTATGGATGGCGGCAGCGGCGATATGACACTCGCGTTCGACCTCGACGCCCTCAAGCAACTGGCCTACCCGGACAGCGTGTTCAACGACGCGCGCCAGTGGTCTGAGTACGTCGGCGTCATCTCCGAACAGCCCACTTACGTCGTGACCAACTTCACCCGGAAACACCGGATCAGACAGGACTTCTTCTCAGGGCCGCGCGGCCGCGAGGAGAGCCTCGAAAACGTCAAAGAGCAGTTCGACACTGACCGACACGTCTTCGTCGGCGCTGACGACGAGGACGCCGATCTCGCCGAGACGGCGGGCTGGGAGTACCTCCCCGTCACGCAGGCCGCAGAGGCGGCCGACTGGGACCTTGGCGAACCCGAGACGCCGGACACAGCAACTGACGAGGACGAGCAGCGCGACGACTGGCCGTAAGCGGCACAGTCCCGCCGTCGGCGGGTATCTACGATTCGACTAGTTTTATATTTTCCCGGAGAGCGACTGAAGATATGGCCCTCCAGATCGGCCGTGCTTTCCAGGACGGTATTGACGAACTACTCAGCGAACGTGGGGCGATGTTTGCCGGCGTATTCATCGTCTATGGATTGCTCAGCTCTGTTGTCTGGGCGTCACTTTCGCAGGCGTTCACAGAACTGTTTCTGGGGCGACTGCCGAGCGATGCACAGGTAAATCAGGCAGCAATGGCTGGGAGTACCCCACTGGCACTCGACCTGCCGCTTGCAGTTACTGGCGTCGGTGCGCTCGTGTTGCTTATCCTCAATGAGGCGCTGAACATCGTCGCAATCCGTGCCTTTGCCAGTGATGACCGCGAACCGATTCCCGACAATGTGGGCCGACGGCTCGGGAGGACCGTTGTGGTCGCGATCGCAGCTGGCATCCTCACCACTATCGCAGTGGGTATCGGCCTCATTCTACTCATCATCCCCGGACTGGTGTTTGGACTCCTGTTCTTCTTTGTCCGACAGGAGATTGCACTGAACGACAGCGGCGTTATCGAATCAATTAGCAACAGTGTCAGCGTCGTCACCGACAACCTCCTCGCCACGTTCGTTCTGGCTATTGTGCTCGTGGTGCTTGGATTCGTTCTCGGAGGTGCCGTCAGCTTTCTCCCGATCTCGTTGCCGCCAATGGTGTTGGCGACAGTCTCTACTGTCTTCTCAAGTGTCGTCAGCGTCTTCTCAATCGCTGTGACGACTGTCGCGTACCTCCAAGCAACGGGGTCCAGCTACACACAGGACACAGAGTCCATCGGCGGGCTCTAACCCGCTGTAGTCCGTATCGCGGCCTTTAACCACGCGAGCGACCAATCATGGGTAATGGCTGAACCGCGCGTGCCCGGTGGGCGCGAGTCCGAACTCGAACTGGCCTGTGGCGAACTCGTCGACACGCATGACCTCCATCTGGGGATGCGGGAGTTCGCGT
This region includes:
- a CDS encoding DUF7124 domain-containing protein, coding for MDGGSGDMTLAFDLDALKQLAYPDSVFNDARQWSEYVGVISEQPTYVVTNFTRKHRIRQDFFSGPRGREESLENVKEQFDTDRHVFVGADDEDADLAETAGWEYLPVTQAAEAADWDLGEPETPDTATDEDEQRDDWP
- a CDS encoding NAD(P)/FAD-dependent oxidoreductase, with amino-acid sequence MSTSHVIIGDGIAGASAAETIREADPDASVTVLTDEGEALYNRILIKEFAKGKLPEAPISIHEPEWYDERDIDLQLNTHVTDIDPDAHEIQTHEGDTYEYDKLLVATGGTPAQVPVENSDADGIHHFWTFQDARGIREHADEADQGIIVGAGLLGIDLAAVCAAQEIDAKYLMRGNRWWRYALSEEGAEIIHEALEENGVEPVFESGVDHFEVDDDGHVTGAVDPDGNHYEGEWAGVAIGLDFNTEFLNGTGLELDDGVVVDEYMQTNVEDIYAAGDLTQFYDTILDSQAQNGAWGSAKEQGSVAGTNMVADAEEKEFRWVSSYSITHFDFPFLSFGHPTRGDDEAERKYSDSEWRRLAFEDGQLVGGVLIGDLSQQSAFKQLIREERQVADKKELLLEKEVDLEEVKAQTPAPAE